The genomic region TGACCTCGAATAGACCTAGAGCCACCAAGTTTGTCGGTGTGCAATTCAACCTGATTGAAATCCCCAATTACAAGAAAAGAGGTACAACCCAAAACAACATTAGAAATTTGATCCCATAAATTCGAACGATACTGAAACGTAGATTCCCCATATATAAACATACTGTACATATCATTATATACACCCTGAGGTAGTTTTAAACCCAATTTACAAAAGATAAAATGCGGGTTACTACAAAGTATTTGAATATCAACCGAACTATCCCAATACAAAAGAAGACCTCCACTACGACCAGTAGAATCAACCCCAAAGTAATTGGGAAACCCCAGGTGAGAAGTCTTCATATAAGCAACGTCTACAGAAGTATGGGTTTCTTGCAAAAACAAAATCAGCGGATGAAATTTAAGGACGCATCTGTGTAGGTAAGGAATTGTAGGATCATCCGCTTCACCAAAGCCCCTACAATTCCAGCAAAAGATAGTCATTGGTTCCCGGGTGGTGATTTAAGGTCCACCACCTGACCTAAGAGTTGCTTCCCATCTTCAGCGCTGGTAGAAGACAGGAAAGAAGACGAAAACCAAATTAGTGAAGATAAGTGGAAATCCCAAACACAGCCAACAAAACATTTGAAGCGTTTAGTAGAAATAAACTCCGGGGCCACATCCAAACTCGGATATTTGCCTTTATGTGGCCCTGACACAGTATCACAATTGACTAAATTTGGCGATTTTGGTTTCGTGTAACTATAACTAGGGAGCCCCAGGAACTCATACAGACACTCAGGGGGGAGTGTGTGAGGTCCATCAACAGACCAAGAAGAACAATCCTAGATCAAATCTAAAAAATTGATCGACTCGAATGCTTAAACTTTGGTCTACTTAAGCAATTAAGATCAGCAGTTACCTTCCTTTTAAAGAAAAAATTTAATTTCCTACCAGACGAGTCCATAGGAACGGGACTATTACCAGACCCAGAACCAGGCCCAGCAACCAGAGTGTCACGAAACAGAATGCCAACATCAACCTGTCTGGGTGGAGTAACCGGTTCAGCTAGGCCTAAAGCCATGGTAGTATCCAAGTCTTCCTCCGGAGCCGTCATTTTAAAAGCTGGTGAGGGTGGAACTGTGGAGGTAGAAGCACCTGGAGGATTAGGCCGAGGCCGTATCAGGGGATGGGTCTCCAGCAGAGTCTCCCTAGACACGTCCTCATGTACCACAAACTCAGGTGCTGGAGCAGAAAAGGGTGCTTCCTCATCATCTCCATTGTCAGATGGAGAAGAAGAGAACGAAAAAACTGGTGAAGCCCCACCAGAGTCAACATGAGCGGAGTCGTCTGGAGCAGCAATGTTTATCTTAGAGTTCAAATACTTCACCCTCGAAGGTAAGCCCATAATTTCAGGAGTATAGAACCTTGAACCAGGCGGTCCATGAAGGACCAACAGACCTCTTGCACTGAGCTCATCCATTCGCGCACGAATGCGATGAGCACCTTGCAGTTTCCCAAACGGACAGAAGGACACCCGATGTCCCACCTCTCCACAAGTTTTACAGAACCTGAAAACGCCCTCGTAAGAAAATCCGATCCACTGGTGATCCCTGTCACTAATAGCCAGATAGCATCCAGGGATCAAAGGTTTGGAAAGGTCTACCCAAACCTTCACCCTAACAAAACAGCGAGTAGGTGTTAAGGAATTAACAACCTCCTCCTCACAAATGTCACCAACGTGAGACAAGAGGTAAGCCCTGCCCGACAAGGAGCAATGGAGGAAGATGAAGCCATGTTGTGATTATATTTATTAAGTGGTGATCTGATTCAATTAAAAAATATAGATCCCAATTTATAAGAGGATTAAAGAAGTAGAGGTTGGCCGGAGAATCCACGCGGCAGAAATCAGAGAAGGAAGGGCACGTGGTAGATTACAAGGCGGTAGCCGGACACCTCAGATTAGCATGCGGAAGTGGAAAGTTTGGCAGAAGGGATAAGTTAGTGGAGTTGAGAAAGTGGGTTTGGCCGAGTAGATAAGGTGATGGAAATGGTGTTTGTCGGAAAAAAAGCGGTGGAGAAAACCCAAAGGGAAGGGAAACTCTCATTTAGAGAGAAACTCTCTAGAGATAGAGAGAGATTTTTTTGTGAGGCTGTCAGGGTTTTTTGGAGTTCTATTAAAACTTCTCTCATTCACATTTTTAGTACTACCACTCCATTATTTAACTAAGAGTGTAGTGCAAGAAAATAGAGGCCTAAGATTTATGAATAAGTCTCTTGATAGACGGTCTCTCAATTAGTTTATTAAGAGACCATTTTACAATTTAAAGAAAAAGTACTACTATAGCCTATAGGTAATAAAATatgtacaaatcatgattaataataaaataggtactCTTATCATTTGAATAACTGGTATGTATTTATTTGATCGTAATTCTCCCTTCTTTTCTATgctttttggtcaattttgagaCAGTTGTTATGCCTATTACTTGCATTTTGTTTCCCTATTTATCGTTCTGTGATTTTGTGTCTCATGTTGTAGAATTTGAGACGGAAGGGAAGAAATGGGAGCAAGTTAGGTAGTTTTGAAGAGTGCATAGGAAAGAATAGGAGAAGAAGTTGAGAAGAGCCTCCCAGCCGGCTGGCTGGGCATCCACCCCAACGAGCCAAggaagaaaatagaagaaaataAGCAGGGGACTCGCAGCCGGGTGGGCCGCGGCTTTGCACACCTGATGACTTCAAAGCTTGAGGAAAATTATAGAAGACTCCCAGCCGACCAGGCCACCAGCTCGGAACATCTGATGACCAAAGAATTGAAGCAAAATTTACAGGGATCTCCCAGCCGAGTGGAGCACCGGCGGCCGGTCAGCCGACTCAGACACCCCGACTgaattttctttcctttctaatTTTTGACCTAAAATTTGGTGTAACCTATAAATACCCTAGATCACTTTAGACACAATACCCTAGATCTGAATACTCTTTAATTTTATGCAAGTTCCCTTAATCTAGgttttaatctttccataattaaaCCTTAATTACTTAGCAATTTAGCctagatttatttatttttatttttatttttttatttttgggtaAATGTAAGCTTTCCATCAAAGATCATAAACTCCAACATACAATATTAAGGCATAGTTGTAACTAACTTCCTTAAGTACTACTAATGTTCTCCATCCAATTCAATACAGTTAGACTCTTTCTTCCTAAATTGCATTTTGATAATCTAAGTTTTACATCACTTTTGACCTTCATCACCCGGATTTCAGGCCTCATCAAAACATATTAAAAACGACATGTATTCCTATATATCCACACATGATAAACCAGCGAAGTCATGATGACTCCAGCTAGGATTTGTTTCTGTCCTAAGGATATGAATCTGGAAGAGACCCACCATTGAACACAATTCTGATCAAGAATTTGCAGCTTGCACTAGTCTGAAACAAGCTTGGAGCATATTGAACTATAACCACATTGAAAAAACAAATGAGAGTGGTCTTCAGGAGCCACCCCACACATATAACATTGATTAGTCTGTGCTATTTGCATATGTTAAAGTCTGTCCTGAGTAAGCAATCTTTGGTGAGCCATGACCCAAGCTATGAAACCATGTTTTGGCACAGCCCACCTGTTATTTGCCCAAGGGTACCACCATAAATCCTGAGCAGCAGGCAGTACCTAGTTATACCCCTGACCTAGAGAATAACTCCTCTGAGTACTCCTTACAAGGTCAAATAAAAAGCCTTCATCAAGTTCTTTACTTGACAAGTCTTCCTCCATGCCCAGCTAGTATTAACAGAAGGAACATAATCTTTCCAAACACTGTTTTTGATATAGATAACATGCACCCATTTGACCCATAGGTGATCTTCTTTTTTCTTAATCCACCACACATATTTAGCAATACCTGCCAAATTCCAAAACATCAAATGTTTGAATCccaatcctctcttcttctttgGCTTGCGTAATTTCTCCCAGGATACCAGAACAAGGCTTGCACTAGTCTCCTTACCATGCCATAGAAAATCTCTGCAAATGACTTCTATTTTTCTGATAACAGTTTTTGGGATAATGAATATACGTGCCCAGTAGTTATGCAGGGCACTGAACACAGTCTTGATCAGGACTGCTCTGCCTGCATAAGAAAGGTGTCTTGTCCCCATACCcctaatcctttttttttttggttggtaAAATGTGAGAGTATATTGTATATAAAAATATGGAGTCAATTACATACTATCAAGGCAAGGCATTCAAAACTAGGTAAATTTTAAATTGCCTAACCAATCTAGCTCATGAGTAGTCATCCGACTCTTATctctttcccttattctcttcCTCATATCTTCACTGATCCATTGAGCCAAGCATCGAGGCCTCATCAGAACCTGCTCCACTCTACACTTATTCCTTTGTTGCCATACTTGATACAAACTAGTCATTACCAAAGCAACCTTCACCCCTCGCTGAACTTTCATGCCAGAGCTATGAACACACCAATGCAAGATGTCATCCTCAGGAAGTTTTAGACCAGTACAGTCCATCACTGCCTGTAGGACTCTCCTACTGTAGTCACACGCGAAAAATAAGTGCTGCTGCGTCTCCTCTGCTAACCCACACAGGACACATTGTCCATCAACATCCATACCAAATCTCATGAGTCTACTATTTGTATGCAACGAGTTGTGAGCAATAAGCCATCCCAGGAACCGATGTTTAGGTAAGCTCCAGTTATCCCAAATAGCTTTGGACCACTCCACTGTGGGTTGTGTCCCTCTGAGCCACTCATAACAACCAGCCGGGGTGTACCCAGATGGTTGAACCTGCCATGTCCCTTGCACATACCCAGCTGCTAGTCTCTGCTTCACTCTGCATATCCTCCTCCACACCCAACTGGAATTGCTTGTTGGAATGTATTCCTGCCAATTCCTCCCTTTCAGATAGTTAGCTTTCACCCAATTCACCCATAAGGACTCCTTGTTTGTAGCTACCCAATCCACAAGTCTTCCAACCATTGCTATATTCCATAATTCCTGATTTTTAAGCCCCAAGCCCCCTTCTTGCTTTGGTCTGCAAATTGTATCCCAAGCAACTAAAGGAGAGCGCCTATACTCTGCACTGCCATCCCATAGAAAATTCCTGCATATGGCTTCTATTCTCAGAATGACTCCCTTAGGGAGAACGAAAACAGAGGCCCAATATGAATGCAACGTATTCAAAACATGTTTAACCAGTGTTAACCTTCCAGCATACGAGAACTTCCTTGCACCATAACTGTGTATTCTATTGCAAATTTTGTCCACCAAACATTCACAGTCCTTCTTCTTGAGCCTAGTAGTCTGAATGGGCATCCCTAGGTACTTGAAAGGTAGCGTACCCTCCTTAAAACCAGACACACTTAGGAATTCATTCTTGAGATCATCTCGCACTCCATTAAAGTAGACATTGGACTTACTTGGGCTCACTTTAAGTCCTGAAGCTTTTGAGAAAGAGGAAAAAGATTTCAGCATAAGCATCATTGAATCAGCATCCCCATGACTGAACATCAAaacatcatctgcaaacattaaaTTTGTGACTCTCAACTGCTTGCATAAAGGATGGTACTTGAACCGGTATTTGGCTGCAGCATACATAAGCATTCTGGTCAAGTAATCCATGCACAGAGTGAATATTAGAGGAGATAGTGGGTCTCCTTGCCTCAATCCTCTCTTAGCAGGGAAATACCCAAAAGTTTCTCCATTAAGAGCCAGTGAAATAGAGGGTGTTGTAATACATAACATGATTTTTACTCTTAAAGCTCTCAGGAAACTCCAACAAGTTCAACAGCTGCTCTACAAAACTCCATTCAACAGTGTCATACGCCTTCTGCAAATCAATCTTCAACATACATCTAGGGGTCACAGAAGGTCTCTCATACAGTCTGATCAAATCTTGGCATATTAGAATGTTTTCCTGAATGCTTCGTTCCTGAATGAAAGCACCTTGATTTGTGTGAACAATATCAGGCAAAACAGAAGCTAGTCTAGAGCATAGCAGCTTGGATATGACtttgtaaaccacattacaacaagcaatggGACGGAATTGAGTTACATCCTTTGGACTGTCACACTTAGGAATGAGTGTCAAAGTTGTAGCATTAAACTGTCTCAGCAGCTTCCCTTTTATAAAGAAGTCTCTTACAGCATCCACCACCTCTTTGCCAATTACTCCCCATGCATCCTTGAAGAAGCCACTAGTATAGCCATCAGGGCCAGGGGCCTTGATGTCAGGTATGCTAAACATAGCTTCCTTAATTTCTTCTCCTGTAACAGGCCTAAGCAGTTGGGCATGATGCTCACTGGTGCACTGCTTACCCTGATTTATAACTCTCCTATGAACCGGTTTAGTAGCCTGACTAGTCCCCAACAACTGCTTATAGTAGTCCAGGAAAGCAGATTGAACCTGATCACTCGTATCACAAGTCTTCCCATTCATATCCTCAATCATAAATATCTTATTCCTATTCCTCCTCTTCTTAATAATGCTATGGAAATAGGATGTATTTGTATCACCACCCTTAAACCATTCACCCTTGGCTTTCTGGTGCAAGAAACTTTCCCTTGCACTCTGCAACTCCTTGAGCTTTTTACTTGCCTCACACTCCTGTTGTATCAAGCTCACATCAGATGGGTCAACACCCAATTGAACTTGCATCTCCTCAACCTGCTTCTCCAGGATACCAGTTGCCTTCTCAATGTCACTGAATCCCTCCCTATTCAGTCTCTTTAACCCTGGCTTAAGATTCTTAAGATTTTTGGCCAGTTTAAAAAGGGGAGTCCCATCAATATTATTATCCCACATCTCATTCACTAGAGGAATGAACTCCTTGGATTTCCCCCACATGTTGAAGTACTTAAAGCTTCTAGTGCCCTGCACTACCTTAGTACTCTTCACTATACATGGCGTATGATCCATCATCCCCTCAGGCAGAAAGTTAGCATACATATCAGGCAAGCTATCACACCAAGCCTTGTTAACCAGAAACCTATCCAATCTGCTGTAAATCCTCTCCTCAGTCTGTTGTTTATTGTTCCAGGTGAAGACAGACCCTACTACAGCTATGTCAATAACTTCACACTCAGCAACACACTTCCTGAAAGGCTCCATCTCAGCCAATGAAGTAGCTCCACCAAACCTCTCATTAGCAGCAAGCACACAATTGAAGTCTCCAGCAATGGCCCAAGGTCCTACAACCCGCTGTGCAATCTTTCTCAAATGATCCCACAAGGGAGCTCTCTCATTTATTCCATTAAAGGCATATACCATAGTCAAGAAGAaaacactcctagacatcaaagcATCCACCTTCATATGTATAAATTGAGCATTGTATTCAAGCACGTGCACCCTAAACATCCCAGGCTTCCAAAGAATCCAAATACGTCCACCACTATGATAGCCATTATTAGTAGTAATACTCCAACTATTATTGAAACTATTTACAACTTTATTGAATGCTTTATTTTTAATCTTAGTCTCCAACAAACCAAATAAACCTATATCTTTATTTTGCAAAAAATGACTAATATACTTCTGTTTACCTACTCTATTCATGCCCCTCACATTCCAAAACCCTACACTATCCATTGGACACAAATTGTGAGGAGGAAGTACCTTGAGCTAACACAATCTTCTTAGATGGGGACAGAAGTGTCTCCTTATAAGAAAAAGCTCCAAAGTTTTCTGTACTATATCCACCACCACTCCTTTCCTCTCTATGCATCTTGACCAGCCTTTTTGAAGGCGTAACAAAACCTCCTGCAGCCCTAGGAACTGGTTTAGGTGCCTGCACTGTCTTAACACCGTTCTGAATGGGAGCAACCTCCACAGCTGGTTTTGGCAACACAGGTATCCAGACCCTCTTGATGTTTTGAACCCCTTGCTTCTTGAGATCACCTCTCTTACAATGCTCCTGATCATGGCCCATACCCTTACACTTAATACACCTAATCGGTTTCCATTCATACTCCACTTCCACCCCAATCACAGTTCCTTTCTCATCTTTGAATTCCACTTTCCCAGGCAACTTTTGGTCCACCTCCATTTCTACCATCACCCTGGCATACCCCTACCTCGTTCTCTCCTCTGTGGCCTCATCACTTTTGACATATTTACCTACTAGGCTTGCAATTTTAGGTAAACCCTTCCCCCAGAATTTCAGAGGAAGGCTATGTAGTCTGATCCAGGCTGGTACTGATTTCACATCCTCTTTTTTCATCTCCAAATCTTTCATCCACTCCTTGACAATCAATGGCTTGTTGTCAAACATGTAGTAGCCTGATTGTAGCACCTTATTCTTCATTTCCATTGTCTTAAACCTTACTAAAAAGATCCCATTATGCATGAAAGAAATCTTATCAATATTAAACTTCGTCCATATACGCCTGATGAAACCCTCTATGATCTCCCATGGAGGATTAGCACCAAGAATAAAACATACCACGGCTTGACTCCAGTACTCAACCTCCTCCACTACATCTTCTTCCTCTAACTGTAACATTTCATTCTCCTTTGTCCGTGGACTCTGCTCATCATCCAGTTTCTCCTCTGTTTCCACCTCTGTTTCCACCCTCTCTTCATCCTCTGTTCTCTCCTGCGTTTCAGACACCACAGtctcctcatcatcatcctcttctcttTCAGACTCATCTTCATCCTCAGTTTCAATAACTAGTTCAGGGATACCAATTAGTTCATTCATATGTTTGGTCTTCTCCCCCTCAACACCATCAACAGATGGTCCATGACAATTTTCATTAGGGTTTTGGGTTATTTCCAATTCTTCTCCATTCGTGTTATTCTCTTCCGTCTCTTGAACATGCATATTTGAGGACGTATCAGTCTGTGATGCAGGGATGCTCCGTCCTCTTAAAGTCATCTCCCTTTGTCTTTGTAGATTTGACTTCCTTGCCATGAGCATGGGAGTCAAAACTCAAAACCTACGTAACCTTCAGTCGTCGCTCATCTCTTCTCTCtagggttttttttttctatCCCCAAGCTTTTGCTGTTTGTCCCCATACCCCTAATCCTGCTCACCACTTTCCCCACCAGACATTCACGGTCCAAAACTAAAAGTCTCTTATGAGATACTGTCACCCCAAGATATTTAAAAGGAACAGTGCCCCTCTTTATACCTGTGACCATTTCCACTTCCTGAATCAGCACCTCACCCATTCCATTACAATAAAATTTAGATTTTCCTCTATTCATAATGAGGCCTGATTCTTTAGAGAAGTAATGAAATGTATTCAACATTAGATCAATAGATGCCATCTcacatttgaaaaaaaataaataaaaaaatgagATCACCAGCAAAACAAAGGTGAGAGATGCCTATCCTCTTGCACAGAGGGTGAAATCTGAACTTGCAATGCTTCTGAGTCACCATCAGAATTCTACTCAAGTAATCAAGACACATGGTAAAATGTAGAGGAGATAAGGGATCACCTTGCCTTAGTCCCCTCTTCCCTTTGAAGAAACCAAAAACTTCACCATTTAGAGCAATTGAATATGAAGGTGTAGTTACACATTGCATTATGATAGTCACCATCATCTCAGGGAAACCCAGTGCCTGCAGCAGCTCTTGTACAAATGACCATTCAATGGAATCATACGCCTTCTGCATATCTAATTTCATCAGCATTCTTGGGGAGCAAGATTTCCTATTGAACAACCAGATGAGGTCTTGATATATCAAAATATTTCCTACTATATTCCTGCCTTTTATAAAAGCCCCCTGAGAAGTGCTTACTATATCAGGCAAAATCCTTCCCAATCTAGTACATAACACCTTGGATAAACATTTATAGAGAGTATTGCAGAATTCAATAGGTCTGAACCACATCACATTCTCAAGAACATATACCTTTAGAATCAAAGTGCAGTATTATTGCATTGCTTCAAAAGCTTCCCAATTTGGAAAACCTTTTGAACAGCAGCAGTGACCTCTACCTCCACTATTTCCCAACAGTCCTTGAAGAATTAACTGCGATACCCATCTGGGCCAGGTGCTTTGGTGCCTGGGATACCAAACATGGCAGCTTTGACCTCCTCATATGTCACAGGGACCATTAGGGTCTCAGTGTGGGATGACAGGTTTAGAGGATCCTAGCAAAGAGATATAGTACTCTTCAAAGGCAGCCTTTATATCCTCATGCTGGGTACATAGATTACCCCTCATATCTTTTACTTCATAAACCCTATTCTTTGCTCTCCTTCTCTTGATACTAGTGTGAAAGAAGGTAGTATTTTCATCCCCCTCCTTCATCCAATTGATCTTTGAATTTTGCTTAAGGTAGTCATTTCCAGCCCTTGACAGAAACTTCACTTCCTTAGCACACTTTTATTCAGCACAACAGAGATCCTCATTTAGAGGGTCAACTCTCAGACTAATTTGTATATGAGCAAGAGACATTTCAGTGACCTTGGTAAGATTCTCAATGTCACTAAAATGCTCTATGTTCAAATTTCTCAACTCATTTTTCAATCTTTTAAGTTTAGTAACCACTTTAAAAATTACGGTTCCCGACACCTCATTATCTCAGCTATTTCGAACAATCCCTTCAAACTCTAGTGCCCTTGACCACATGTTATAATATCTAAAAGGTGGACTATTCCTAGTTGTATTTCCCTCAAAACTGATCAAGCAAGGGTATTGATCAAATAAGCCCTCTGGCAGGAAATTTGCAGAGCTATTAGAGAACTCAAGAATCCACTCCTCATTAATAAAAGCTCTATCAATCCTACTGTAAATCTTCCCCTCGTGCTCATGTTTATTATTCCACGTATATAATGAGCCAGACCTTTTAAGGTAAAAAAGCTCACACTCCTGAATAGCCAAAATCATGTCAATCATCTCAGCCCTAGTGACAGGAGCTCCCCCAATTCTCTCATCCACTGCCATAATAGAATTGAAGTGCCCCCCTCCCTTCGTCCACCATCCAAGGGCCTCTTACCATCCCATGATAAGCCCTCAGATTGTGCCACAGATCTTGTCTTTCAGAATTATGGT from Silene latifolia isolate original U9 population chromosome 3, ASM4854445v1, whole genome shotgun sequence harbors:
- the LOC141649062 gene encoding uncharacterized protein LOC141649062, encoding MDYLTRMLMYAAAKYRFKYHPLCKQLRVTNLMFADDVLMFSHGDADSMMLMLKSFSSFSKASGLKVSPSKSNVYFNGVRDDLKNEFLSVSGFKEGTLPFKYLGMPIQTTRLKKKDCECLVDKICNRIHSYGARKFSYAGRLTLVKHVLNTLHSYWASVFVLPKGVILRIEAICRNFLWDGSAEYRRSPLVAWDTICRPKQEGGLGLKNQELWNIAMVGRLVDWVATNKESLWVNWVKANYLKGRNWQEYIPTSNSSWVWRRICRVKQRLAAGYVQGTWQVQPSGYTPAGCYEWLRGTQPTVEWSKAIWDNWSLPKHRFLGWLIAHNSLHTNSRLMRFGMDVDGQCVLCGLAEETQQHLFFACDYSRRVLQAVMDCTGLKLPEDDILHWCVHSSGMKVQRGVKVALVMTSLYQVWQQRNKCRVEQVLMRPRCLAQWISEDMRKRIRERDKSRMTTHELDWLGNLKFT